The Panthera leo isolate Ple1 chromosome A3, P.leo_Ple1_pat1.1, whole genome shotgun sequence genome contains the following window.
TGAAAAACAATTTGAACAGTTAATTTTAACTTTACAAATaaggaatttatttcaaaacTAGCTTTTTAcgctttttttcctccagtaaGTATGGCTATCTGCCTTTCAAGATAAACTTAAAgatattaacaatttttaagttaatttatttattttgagagagtgtgcatgagcaggagaggggcagagggagagagaatcccaggcaggctccttgctatcagtacagagcctgacatggggctcaatcttacgaactgtgagatcatgacctgagccaaaatcaagagttggatgcttaactgactgagccacccaggtacccaagacattgaatttttaaattggttgctttggaaatttatcttttctaattatttttgagacCTTTGAATACCACTGTACAGTTTGTTTTACAATTTGCACTACATTTGTATAAATGGCAGTTAATAACTTGAGTCTTACTTAGCTCAAGTTATTTCCTTTGGGATAAAACTAATGAACTTATTCATGTTAAAacagtaatattttattacatcttAAGTTTAggtataaaactaaaattttttttcatgtctttgggtCTCAGAAACTTGAGTTACTCTTACTTGAGGATAGAAAGGAATTTTCAGGAGGCAGGTGTGGCCATGTCATTTTTGGCTCAAGAATTTTGATCTAGTCATGACAGTTTTTCTGGGATCCCGTAAGAAAACTGAGATTCCTACAAGTGCTCTGTTGCCTCATACCAGGCAAAACAGAATTCCACTGGATTTGAGGCATCCTGTTCCCTTGAACTTCAAATGTACTACCAAGatggggcaccttgggtggctcagttggttaagtgtccgactcttgatttaggctcaggtcatgatctcatggtttgtgggatggagccccacgttgggctctgtgctaacagcgtggagcctgctctggattctcattcattctctctctctctctctctctctctctctctctctctctctctccctctctccccctctctcccccctttgccctcccccccacttgtgctgtcacaaaataaataaacttaaaaaatgtattactaaGATGCATTCTTGTCAGTCTGTTATGCACTAACTCCATTCTTGAGAATTTGtaacttttataaatgtttttttaaacgtttatttattattgagagacacagaacgtgagcagggtagagaggggggagacacagaatctgaagtaggctccagcctctgagctgtcagcacagagcctgacgtggggctcgaactcacaaactgtgagatcatgacctgagccgaagtcggtcgcctaaccaactgagccacccaggcgccctgagaatttGTAACTTTTATAAGACACAGATGTAATGAAACAGCTGGTGTCCAGTTCAGCCCTTAGTCCTTACCCTGCATAACTCTGTACACACAGGCAAGAAGAATAGTTGTCTTTAATTTCACAAATCAAgaacgcttttttttttaagattttattttttaagtaatctccatacccaatgtggcgctcgaactcacaaccttgaggtcAAGAGTTTCATGTTCCACcgacagccagccaggcactccaaacCAAGAACACTTTGTAAACCTCGCTCCATAATGGTCAGGCTCAAGGCTCATCTACGTATACTGAATAACTTCAATACTTGGGGAGAAACTGCCTCAAACTATCCAATGATGGGGTTTAGGCTTAGCTACAAACACACCAAAACCTTACCTGAGTCTCCATCTTTTAAGGGATTTAAGTGTCTTTGAGAAGGGCAGCCAGGCTTGACAGATAGGTATCCCAACTGGTCCCCCTTTCAGAAAAATCTGCTTGGATAACACAATTTGAAGCCTGATGTCTCAAGACTATACAGAAATACGCTTCATGAGGGGAGACATGTTCATTGAAATAACATGTATTTGCTCTTTGGCCAATCTTGTAAAAATTATTGCCACGGTTCAGACTCACAACTGTTAGTGTCTTTACAAAGACAAAAGATGTTTCCTTCCTTTAGCAGCAGAAATAAAAGGCCAGCTTTAGGGTAGTCCCAGGTACTTTGGTACAAAGGCTGTGTGGTTAGTGGCTACCTGGCTGGAGTCAAGGGAAAGACTGCTTGACAGTAGGGAGGCTTGTAAACAAACCATTCTGCACAGCTGTAAGGGTCTTTGTCTCCTGTTAATGGATGTTAGTAGCCAGGAGGCACTTAATAGAAGTTTGTTTGAAATTGTACAGTCACAGCTTCCTGTTAAAGATGACCTATGTGGTGAGCTTGATGGCAATATTTATAGATCTTTGCTTGTGTAGGTTGCTATAGATTTAAGAGTGCACATACTGTAAAGGCCCTTGAGAAAAGTCCCAGCTGAATCatgctgttgtttttctcttctaattgTCTAGCCTAGGGGTTTCCATATtcacatttttgaagaaaaggaataatttCGTTATTGGGTCTGAATACAGTGGCCCCAGGTGACTAACGGAAGCTATTCTAAAATGTTCCGTTTGTCATACTTATTTTACTTTTGCAGTTATTCAGTGAAATCTTTAAGCAAGTTTAGAAAATCTTGGTATATAGTACTTGAGCAGAATTTATCAGCTGTTGTGGCTTCCTCATCACTGAGGGACTGTGCtgtagtcttttaatttttatttttatattttaattttaattagttaacatacagtgttatgttagtttcaggtgtacatctgCTGTAGTCTTTTAAGCTAGATTTTTCTCTCCCtaccctctcctcctttccctttctcaggAAACCTTCAGGACCAAATCATTTTGTTAAGATTGAATTTCTGTTTTCGAGTCTAAAGGCATATGTACTCAATACTTCAGGGATGTTAGGCACTTTACTGACATTTTCCATAAAACTAGATTTTTAGGAGTGAAGGATAGTAGTGTGCTAGGTAGCTTTTGGAATGTGTGGAATACATAGGAGCTTGACTGGAGACTGATTCCAAGCAGAGTCTAATGAGGTAATATTTAATATCATTAGCAAATTACATAGTATGCTTGGTATTTTATTAATACTGTGGGTCAGGTCCTGTTCCTGATATATACTATATGGTGGTATGCAGGCATTGATGTGATGCATTATAATTTGGAGAGCATGTACAATGAGTCTTGTTGTTAACATTGTTATTCTACCAGAATTCTGCTatagtttttaaactttgaatGATTCTGAGTAGTTTCTCACCTTAATACCAGAATTCATTATATTTGTGTTTGTCTTAATAGTTAAATAATAAGCATTGTgatatttgcttatgtttttaaaatgacttgaacatctgatttttaaaaatcattaattctaggatttttatgcttGAATATTAATGCCAGAATTCATAGGAGTGTTAATGATACCTTCCTTGGAATTGCTTTTATTTGTAGGTAATTGCCTTGAATGCAACTTAACCAAATATTAACCAAGTTATATATTTCCTTTTGGCAACAGTTCTTGTGACTTCTCACCAGGTGATTTGGTTTGGGCCAAGATGGAGGGTTACCCCTGGTGGCCTTGCCTGGTTTATAACCACCCTTTTGATGGAACATTCATCCGCGAGAAAGGGAAGTCTGTCCGAGTTCATGTACAGTTTTTTGATGacagcccaacaaggggctggGTTAGCAGAAGGCTATTAAAGCCATATACAGGTAAGGGAGTCCACTCTGCAGaatgtttgtgagagagagtgtgcgagagCAAGCACGCATGCACGTGAGCACAAGTGTCTCCGTCTCCTATACAGTGAAATTAAGTgtattttatgccaataaatttcagGAGTGGCAGGAAATGCTTCCAGCATGGGAAAAGGATAAGATAGATGGGGAAAATATAAGATGCTGTAGCTGGTCTTCAGTAGGTTTGTTGCATGGAGTggaatttttctgtcttttcagttGACTTATAGCAATATCAtgcctttaaaggaaaaatgttttcatgattaGATCTCATTTGGACCAAAATATCAAATTCAGATATGAAAAAGGTAAATTGACACAGTGTCCTCATCTTCAAGGGTCCAAGAGAAAGGCAATGCAGTCAGGATATGTAGCATATAAATCAGTGTCATTCTCTAGGACAGATGGAGATGCATGCTTACCTGGCCTTCAAAATCCTCACCTATGATTACGTCTGAGGTGAGTTTCACATCAGATTTCTGGAACCATAACTTTCTTTTTCCAGGCCCAGCTTTTTTATGGTCCTAGACATCAGCAGTCCCGCCTGTGGGGCCTCACTTGGGCCAGGTGCACCTTCTCAGTTTCTTGAATTATATAGTGCATGCACATGATGTTCGCAGGATTCAGTGCTTGTACATACACTTGATGATGAATAAGTCCTTATCTGTTATCCCCAGACTCTCCAGGCTAGGATGTTGTTGAACTCAAGTGTTTTGGAGTCAGAATAAGAGTCAGTTTCCCAGGAATCTCTGGGAATCATGCCTTTTGGTCCTAGCACCGCTCATCCTGCAGGGCAAGGAGAGCATACTGAAGAAAGTTCAGTCTGCACAGAAATCTGACCTgcaggacagaaagagaatctgGAAATTTGGTGCTGTCTCCTGCACTAATTTGCTGTATAATCTTGGCCAACAAAGCAACTCAGATACTGTTCACTCATATATAAAGTGAGAGAGTTGAACTAGATGACAAATAAGATCTTTTCCTAGGACTGATTTGGAGATTCTACACAAAGCTTTGGCAGtatgactttaaaaataccaaaaaattttgcatttatgttgtCATTATTTTGTAAAGGCACCCTCTGCATACTGCATTTGGCCCTTTAAATTTCTAAATCATTGCAATAGCGTGGATGAGGAAAAgtaggtttttaattttcttttttctttttttttttggtcttaggATTGTAAAGTAGTTTGCATCAGGGTTTTTCGTGGAATGATGTCATTAGATAGCTGGGGGGTGAGTGTAGCTGCAAACAAGGCACTGGAGAAGTTAGGAGCCACCCTCCAATGGATTTTGATTATCCTAACTTTGTAGTGTTGGTGCAGctctttagaaaaatgaaaaattgtacctttattttatttaggcaGCTCATTAAAGTTGCAAATTCCATGACACTTTAGCATGTACTTAGTTTTAGTAttcagtagaaagaaggaaataacgcCATGTTTGGAGCTTTCAAATGTAGACAAATGCaggtttgttttctaattatatttggttagaagaaaacagacattccTAGTTTGTGCCATTAGATTTGTGATCTTCTGCATCTAATCTTTTGCTCAGTGGATagtgtcatttaaaattatagctCTTTAAATGCAAGGAGTAAAGAAAGAGTTTTGCTTGAAAACAAGACAGTttcacttgaaaacaaaaaacattcaaaGTCTGAAATGGGGTACCCTTCCAAAATATTAGTATCCTTACCagtagagggtttttttttgtttgttttttggtttgtttttaatatatcctATTTAACTTAGGGATAAACTTAGTATCATAACTCCATTTAACTGAGGGTGTAGTTTTGGCCTTCCTGAAGTAATAAAAAAAGGGTCTCAACACAAACACCTTTTACATGTCATGCCTCACCTGAAGAGGAGGTGGGCTTTATTTAGGGCCACTTCCCAAGAAATTAGAAGAGAGATGAAGTGGTCCTGGATGACCCAACAGTTAAGGCAACTTCAAGGAGGTAAAATAGGTAATTTAAGTTTCACTGGTAATTTTTTCCCTGAGAATTCCTTCCTTGTTGGCTTTCCTGGTCTATTAATCAGAAGTAATGggtcattaaattaaaaactagatTCTCATCATTCTTCATTAGGACAGGTGTTGTAGGTTGAGTCCACTACCCCACCAACAGGTCCTATTTATAAGAATAAGATTTgcttaagaaatataaattaaatctaaatgtaaattttttaggTTCAAAATCGAAAGAAGCACAAAAAGGAGGTCATTTTTATAGTTCAAAGCCTGAAATACTCAGAGCAATGCAACGTGCAGATGAAGCCTTGAATAAAGACAAGATCGAGAGGCTTGAATTGGCAGTGTGTGATGAGCCCTCAGaaccagaggaagaagaagagatggAGGTGGGGCATTGTTAAACAGTCAGTTGTTACTTCTGTTGGGAGAGTGATGGAAGGAGGGGGTGGATATGCAAAGTGATGTTCTCTTATTTATATGttgtttgcatatatatatacactttaatATTTGTACACATACGTCTGTATTTCCTCAGGACTGTAGGTTAAATTAGATTAGAATCTCAGCAGTCATTTTGCTTAAGTTTTACAGCTTCAAGCCTGGTGGAGGACACATCGTGTAAGAGGTAGAACCATTTTTGGTAACAAGTAATGAGCTCAGGACAGTAAGGACATGGTGACAAAATTGGTCATGGTATCTGGTAGTAAGCCTCTATAGGAGGGTGTGGTCAAGCCCTGGTAATTAATTGCTTGGTTTTTtgtgttcattcctttttttgttgttgtattttgtATGGATGAGAATAAAGGTTAAATAACCTTGACATACAACCTGGGTTTCAAATGTTAGTGGTCACTATTTGACTGAATTAAATTctgttaaggaagaaataattggttcatttaaaacaaacatggtCATTATTCTCTAATTTAAGAAATTACTGAGCGGTGTGCTGAAGAGATTCTATGTTTTATTCTATTACAGATAGGGAATAAACAAGTTAATCTAATGggtattttaagagaaatgagaggaaaagtgTTTTTAATCTTATGTTTGAGGTTGAGAGCAGGGATCATAACATTCATCAAAGGTTTAGAACTGGATGGTAATACAGAAATCATTTAGCCTCCTGTGACTTTACGTATGTGGGAGATCCACGATAAGTGAATGTGCTGTGCCCAAGAAGATACAGCTGGTTTGTGGAAGGGCAAGGACTAGAACCAGTAGAGATTGCTTACTGCTTTCTTAACACTTAAGAATTTATAAAGTGGCAAATTTCGTAATACGTCCATCTGTAAGAGGAGAGGTGACCCTGGAAGAAAGATAATGGAGTTATTTAAAGTTGTTTATTTCCACAGCTGACTGTTCCTGGGGGCATCACTTACGGGCATTTGTGATGTATGGTCATGCTAATGGGCTGCATCACTATATAGGATAGAACTGTCATGATAGAATCACTTAATCCTGTAATGTGATACTACTGAAACTGAtattctttgaggaaaaaaatagtttctcatTTTTGGAGATGGGTTCTTCTCTTGACATAGGAAGTATTGAGAAATACTTCACAGCAGTACTGtaattttccaaattgttttgtatttaaataacTCTTTCCTTGCCTGCCAGGTAGGTGCAACTTACTCATCAGATAAGAGTGAagaagataaggaaattgaaagtGAAGAAGAAGTGCCACCTAAGGTGCAAGGATCTAGGCGAAGTAGCCGCCAGATAAAAAAACGAAGGGTCATATCAGACTCTGAGAGTGATGTTGGTGGCTCTGATGTGGAATTCAAGCCAGATGctaaggaggaaggaagcagtgATGAAATAAGCAGTGGAGTGGGGGACAGTGACAGTGAAGGCTTGGACAGCCCTGTCAAAGTTGCTTCAAAACGGAAGAAAATGGTGTCTGGAAATGGCGCTCTCAAAAGGAAAAGTTCAAGGAAGGAAATGCCCTTGGCCACCAAACGATCAACTGGCATTTCATCAGAAACCAAGAGCACTCTGagtgctttctctgcccctcagaATTCTGAATCTCAAGCCCACACTGGTGGAGGATGTGAGGATAGTAGTCGCCCCACTTTCTGGTATCATGAAACTTTAGAGTGGCTTAAGGAGGAAAAGAGACGAGATCTCCACAGGAGGCGACCTGATCACCCCGATTTTGATGCATCCACACTCTATGTGCCTGAGGATTTCCTTAATTCCTGTACTCCTGGGATGAGGAAGTGGTGGCAGATTAAGTCTCAGAACTTTgatcttgttattttttataaggTGGGGAAGTTTTATGAGTTGTACCACATGGATGCTCTTATTGGAGTCAATGAACTCGGGCTGGTATTCATGAAAGGCAACTGGGCTCATTCTGGTTTCCCTGAAATTGCATTTGGCCGATACTCTGATTCTCTGGTTCAGAAGGGCTATAAAGTAGCACGAGTGGAACAGACTGAGACCCCGGAAATGATGGAGGCACGATGCCGGAAGATGGCACATATATCTAAGTATGACAGAGTGGTGAGGAGGGAGATCTGTAGAGTCATTACCAAGGGTACACAGACCTACAGTGTACTGGAAGGTGACCCCTCTGAGAACTACAGTAAGTATCTTCTTAGCctcaaagaaaaagaggaggattCCTCTGGCCACACTCGAGTGTATGGAGTATGCTTTGTTGATACCTCACTGGGAAAGTTTTTCATAGGTCAGTTTCCAGACGATCGCCACTGTTCTAGATTTAGGACTCTAGTGGCACACTACCCTCCAGTACAAGTCTTGTTTGAGAAAGGAAATCTCTCAACAGAAACTAAGATGATTCTGAAGGGTTCATTATCCTCCTCTCTTCAGGAAGGTCTGATACCAGGCTCCCAGTTTTGGGATGCAGCCAAAACTTTGAGAACTCTCCTTGAAGAAgcatattttaaggaaaagttaaatGAGGACAGTGGGGTGATGTTACCCCAGGTGCTTAAAGGTATGACCTCAGAGTCTGATTCTCTTGGGTTAACACCAGGAGAGAAGAGTGAATTGGCCCTCTCTGCTCTAGGTGGTTGTGTCTTCTACCTCAAAAAATGCCTTATTGATCAAGAGCTTTTATCAATGGCTAATTTTGAAGAATACATTCCCTTGGATTCTGACAGGGTTAGTGCTACAAGACCTGGTGCTGTTTTTGCAAAAGCCAATCAACGGATGGTGCTAGATGCTGTGACATTAAGCAACTTGGAGATTTTCCTGAATGGAACAAATGGTTCTACTGAAGGGACCCTGCTAGAAAAGATTGATACTTGCCATACTCCCTTTGGTAAGCGGCTCCTAAAGCAGTGGCTTTGTGCCCCACTCTGTAGCCCTTATGCTATCAATGATCGTTTAGATGCTATAGAAGACCTCATGGCTGTGCCTGACAAAATCTCTGATGTTGCAGACCTTCTAAAGAAGATTCCAGACCTTGAGAGGCTGCTGAGTAAAATTCATAATGTTGGGTCTCCCCTGaagagccagaaccacccagatAGCAGGGCTATAATGTATGAAGAAACTACATACAGCAAAAAAAagattattgattttctttctgctctaGAAGGATTCAAAgtaatatgtaaaattatagaGATTATGGAAGAAGTTGCTGACAACTTTAAGTCTAAAATCCTTAAGCAAGTCATTACTTTGCAGACAAAAAATCCTGAGGGCCGTTTTCCTGATTTGACTATAGAACTGAACCGATGGGATACAGCCTTTGACCATGAAAAGGCTCGAAGGACTGGACTAATTACTCCCAAAGCAGGATTTGACCCTGATTATGACCAAGCTCTTGCTGAcataagagaaaatgaacagagcctcctGGAATACTTGGAGAAACAGCGCAGTCGAATTGGCTGTAGGACCATTGTCTACTGGGGGATTGGCAGGAACCGTTACCAGTTGGAAATTCCAGAGAATTTCATCACTCGTAATTTGCCAGAAGAATATGAGTTGAAATCCACCAAGAAGGGCTGTAAACGATACTGGACCAAAACTATTGAGAAGAAGTTGGCTAATCTGATAAACGCTGAAGAGCGGAGAGACGTATCATTGAAAGACTGCATGCGGCGACTCTTCTATAACTTTgataaaaattacaaagactGGCAGTCTGCTGTTGAGTGCATCGCAGTATTGGGTAAGACTTTGAACAAGTTTATTCCTAAAGCTTTGGTTAGTGATGCATTATGTCCTAGTTGTACATTAAGATTTACATCCATTGGAGAGTTGCCACTGAGGCGGATCTCTGAACATAGATAACAAGGTATATACATCTTGATGTGTGTATGCTTGCCTCCTCACTAGACAAAATGACTAGTTTGTCCATAGCAATTTAAGTTGTTCACTTTTTGGCCTTACTCAGTCTTGAATAattgaacaaaaaaaatatttttagtacttTTAATGAGGCAATGTGTTTTAGATCAAATTTCCTTTACAGTGGAGTTTTTTAGTATTTGATACTGTTTTAATTTAGTCTAACAAAAAATAGAAGCTTAAATCTTGGCCCATCACTTGTTAATTTTAACTTTTGCATCCTTTCTGATTATCAGTGCATCTCTTTTCTTTACATGCATATATcaagattttaatcttttttcttttagcccAAATTATCACACTTTCTTTCCTGCAGTTGATTTCTCAGAGCCCTGATTTATAGATTTGTAATTTGGTAACCTTTTCAAAAGCTTAATaccctttttctttaaatttcatggCCAACTTATTTGGAACCCTTGGTGTTTCAGTTTAGGTTTTTTCCCTGTGGTTTAAAAACACAGTAACCAAATTTGTAACAGAACTATTTTGACCTGAACATGGCTGTCCAGAATTGGCATCCTTTTTGtaccacattttttaattttttaattttttaattttacagagagagtgcatgctaGCAGTAGAGAGGGgcgatggagagagagaatcccaagcaggctccgtccaCGTTCAGAGACTGGATCCCACGgtcctgggatcacgacctgagtcaaaatcaagagctggatgctcaaccaactgagccacctaggcgccccctgtGCCACATATATTCCTTAAACCAATACAGCTTTGAATAGTTCAgtgggtaattaaaaaaaaaaaaaaaaaaattccctcagcACAGGTGTTCAAAATTGTGAATTTATTCTTGGTTGTTttatattaggggcacctgggtggctcagttggttaagtatcgacttcggcttaggtcatgatcttaggttcACGGGTTTGAtcactgtgtcaggctctgctgatggctcagagcctggagcctgctttagaatctgtgtcttcctctgtttttctgctcctaccccacttgcactctgtctctctctctctcaaaaataaacatttaaaagaacttaaaaaaaaaaaaattgttttatatcagTGTGCCTATTGTGAAAACATTCTGCTTCTAAGAAGTGTTAGCTCCAGGATTAGATCAAGTAAAATAGGTCAGTATAGCATTTCCCAGTTGTATCTCTTAGCTTCCCCTGGCATTCCTCTGGTCTGTATGTTAGGGGACTAAGTGTTTTTGAGATTGGGTGAGAAGTGGGATTTGGGGCCAAAAATGAGAGTTCTCTTTTCATTACAAATGCTATAATAGAAGACCCCTAAAACATTTAGGCTGATGACTGATTTTAGGTTATTGAATGCATTAACAAAGCATTTTATGTATTCTGGAGtgccttttaaagaaaagaaaaaacactatgTCTAAAAAGCAAGTAGAACATACCACCACCCTCCACTGAgaaagtgtttgttttgtttaaaaacaatttttttttaacgtttattcttttgagagacacaagACGGTGTGAgctgaggaagggacagagagggagacacacaatccccagcaggctttTTATATTAATTAGTTGGGTCTTTGTGTTTATCAGACCTCAAAAATCAAGCCTCACTTTTACCTTAACAGATGTCTTACTGTGCCTGGCTAACTACAGTCGAGGGGGTGATGGCCCTATGTGTCGTCCAGTAATTCTGTTTCCAGAAGAAGACACACCCCCCTTCTTGGACCTTAGAGGATCACGTCATCCCTGCATTACGAAGACTTTTTTTGGAGATGACTTTATTCCTAATGACATTCTAATAGGctgtgaggaagaggaggaggaaaatggcAAAGCTTATTGTGTGCTTGTTACTGGACCTAATATGGGGGGCAAGTCGACACTCATGAGACAGGTAAACTGACCTTTAAGGTTTTACAACAAAGTTACTTGTACGCTTTaggaatatattacatatttaggCCCCTTTCCAAATAGCACATGAATAACAGAATTCAGTCACTAGAATactaggaaacaaaggaaaaatgtatcATAAAACAGAATTGTATTCACTTCATCAAATGTCTGTCTGATGTACAGGAAGCCTATATTTAAAAaggctagaaaaataaaaaggcaagggAGATTTCAAGTTATGTCTTTATAAACTTTGACTGGATTCATTTCCTCTGAAGGTAGGTATATTCATAACGATTGAAAATGTTGCAGGTTTGTCCTTTAATTAGACTCATTTGTGGGAATCCTTATAAAAAACCATGACCGACTTGTTCAGATAGGAAAGCAAATAAAGTTTATGACCTCGAGTAACTGTTGGAAACTGCTTTTAGGGAAGACAATAAATACGTAAGGGGTTGGCCGGCCACTGAGGTAAaccatgatttatattttttaaagggttataaaaaggaaaaaaaaatgtgactgaGACATTGGGCCCTTGAActgaaaatgtttgctgaccccCTGCTCTCCTGTATAATCTTATACTTATGGTCATCAAATTTCCTAACTAGCAAGGGACAGTACGGTTCTAGTTGAtcggttttgatttttttgtatttctgtcaagctctccaggtgatcttaaaaaatgaaaatggggtGAGCCTGACAAAGTGCAGGAGGGTTCCATCCTCCCAGATTGATTTGGTCTGGAATTGCTTCTAGGCATCAGCAATTTTAAAGAGCTGCCAGGTGATTCTACTGTGTAGCTAGCCAGGGTTAAAAATCACTGATGTAGTGGGTTCAGACCTCACAGGCTGAGGTTTTCAAGCCAGTTAGGCCCTAAGCCTTTTGCCTTCTCTAGGCTTCGCTGTGCCTTTTAGGAGTGCCTGACTCCTACCATAATTGTTCTTTTGAAAGATAATGTTTATTAGCTTGGCGTTGCTGTCTTCTGGATATATATAGATCTGTATCtgtctatgtatctatgtttTTA
Protein-coding sequences here:
- the MSH6 gene encoding DNA mismatch repair protein Msh6: MSRQSTLYSFFPKSPALNNANKASVRASGEGGGAAAATRASASPGGDAAWSEAEPGPLAGSASPPEARNINGGLRKSAAPAVPPSSCDFSPGDLVWAKMEGYPWWPCLVYNHPFDGTFIREKGKSVRVHVQFFDDSPTRGWVSRRLLKPYTGSKSKEAQKGGHFYSSKPEILRAMQRADEALNKDKIERLELAVCDEPSEPEEEEEMEVGATYSSDKSEEDKEIESEEEVPPKVQGSRRSSRQIKKRRVISDSESDVGGSDVEFKPDAKEEGSSDEISSGVGDSDSEGLDSPVKVASKRKKMVSGNGALKRKSSRKEMPLATKRSTGISSETKSTLSAFSAPQNSESQAHTGGGCEDSSRPTFWYHETLEWLKEEKRRDLHRRRPDHPDFDASTLYVPEDFLNSCTPGMRKWWQIKSQNFDLVIFYKVGKFYELYHMDALIGVNELGLVFMKGNWAHSGFPEIAFGRYSDSLVQKGYKVARVEQTETPEMMEARCRKMAHISKYDRVVRREICRVITKGTQTYSVLEGDPSENYSKYLLSLKEKEEDSSGHTRVYGVCFVDTSLGKFFIGQFPDDRHCSRFRTLVAHYPPVQVLFEKGNLSTETKMILKGSLSSSLQEGLIPGSQFWDAAKTLRTLLEEAYFKEKLNEDSGVMLPQVLKGMTSESDSLGLTPGEKSELALSALGGCVFYLKKCLIDQELLSMANFEEYIPLDSDRVSATRPGAVFAKANQRMVLDAVTLSNLEIFLNGTNGSTEGTLLEKIDTCHTPFGKRLLKQWLCAPLCSPYAINDRLDAIEDLMAVPDKISDVADLLKKIPDLERLLSKIHNVGSPLKSQNHPDSRAIMYEETTYSKKKIIDFLSALEGFKVICKIIEIMEEVADNFKSKILKQVITLQTKNPEGRFPDLTIELNRWDTAFDHEKARRTGLITPKAGFDPDYDQALADIRENEQSLLEYLEKQRSRIGCRTIVYWGIGRNRYQLEIPENFITRNLPEEYELKSTKKGCKRYWTKTIEKKLANLINAEERRDVSLKDCMRRLFYNFDKNYKDWQSAVECIAVLDVLLCLANYSRGGDGPMCRPVILFPEEDTPPFLDLRGSRHPCITKTFFGDDFIPNDILIGCEEEEEENGKAYCVLVTGPNMGGKSTLMRQAGLLAVMAQTGCYIPAEVCRLTPIDRVFTRLGASDRIMSGESTFFVELSETASILTHATAHSLVLVDELGRGTATFDGTAIANAVVKELAENIKCRTLFSTHYHSLVEDYSQNVAVRLGHMACMVENECEDPSQETITFLYKFIKGACPKSYGFNAAKLANLPEEIIQKGHRKAREFEKMTQSLRLFREVCLASERSTIDAEAVPKLLTLIKEL